One genomic segment of Desulfocapsa sulfexigens DSM 10523 includes these proteins:
- a CDS encoding ABC transporter permease translates to MFEDKVIPLDAWVSQAVDLLVGNYRDIFQTIKWPVEQTLNGLDAGLNALHPLIVIAVIVIAAYRFAGKGLAVFSVVTLFLIGFLGLWEDTMTTLAMVLSSVVFCVLVGVPLGIWAGRSDRFNASLRPLLDAMQTTPAFVYLVPIVMLFSVGNVAGVLATIVFALPPVIRLTSLGIRQVHPELIEAAQAFGATRWQVLRRVQIPLAMPTIMAGLNQTIMMALSMVVIAALIGAGGLGSPVILGLNTLDIGQAVIGGLGIVLIAIILDRITQAMAQKK, encoded by the coding sequence ATGTTTGAAGACAAAGTCATACCGTTAGATGCCTGGGTCTCACAGGCTGTTGACTTGCTGGTGGGGAATTATCGTGACATTTTCCAGACCATCAAGTGGCCCGTGGAGCAAACCCTGAATGGACTTGATGCAGGGCTTAATGCCCTGCATCCTCTGATCGTCATTGCAGTAATTGTGATTGCTGCTTATCGCTTTGCCGGAAAAGGACTTGCTGTCTTTTCTGTTGTTACCCTCTTCCTGATCGGTTTCCTCGGGCTTTGGGAAGATACTATGACCACTCTGGCCATGGTTCTTTCCTCTGTGGTATTCTGTGTTCTTGTTGGGGTACCGCTTGGCATATGGGCTGGACGAAGCGATCGGTTCAATGCAAGCCTGCGCCCTCTGCTGGACGCCATGCAGACAACTCCGGCATTTGTCTATCTTGTACCGATTGTCATGCTTTTTTCTGTTGGCAATGTGGCAGGCGTTCTGGCAACCATCGTCTTTGCCCTGCCGCCTGTGATCCGTCTTACCAGTCTTGGAATTCGTCAGGTTCACCCTGAGCTCATAGAAGCGGCCCAGGCCTTTGGTGCAACCCGCTGGCAGGTTCTTCGAAGAGTACAGATTCCTTTGGCAATGCCGACTATCATGGCAGGTCTCAATCAAACCATAATGATGGCCCTGTCCATGGTCGTCATTGCCGCACTTATTGGAGCTGGGGGCCTGGGTTCACCAGTTATTCTTGGTTTGAATACACTTGATATCGGGCAGGCCGTGATAGGTGGTTTGGGGATTGTTCTTATTGCCATTATTCTGGATCGAATCACCCAGGCCATGGCCCAAAAGAAGTAA
- a CDS encoding ABC transporter ATP-binding protein, protein MTSDQKQIPTDTRKAEAVLKDIWKTYTMGAEKVHALAGVSLVFERGSFWAILGTSGSGKSTLLNLLGCLDRPTSGRYLLRGNDISLMDDDALSEIRLRNIGFIFQSFNLIQQSTVEENIELPLYYQGIDAAESRNRARKLAAMVGLEKRLNHRPMELSGGQQQRVAIARSLANDPGLLLADEPTGNLDSQTSAEIMRLLCKLNDQGKTIIMVTHEPDIAAFAHKRLYMKDGAIERLEG, encoded by the coding sequence ATGACGTCAGACCAGAAACAGATACCAACAGATACCAGGAAAGCTGAGGCAGTTCTCAAGGATATCTGGAAAACCTATACCATGGGGGCAGAAAAGGTCCATGCTCTGGCCGGGGTTTCTCTCGTTTTTGAACGTGGCTCCTTCTGGGCCATTCTCGGCACCAGTGGCTCTGGAAAAAGCACCCTGCTCAACCTCCTTGGCTGTCTGGACCGGCCCACATCGGGACGATATCTTTTACGGGGGAATGATATAAGCCTTATGGACGATGATGCCCTCAGTGAAATACGACTGCGCAATATCGGATTTATATTCCAGAGTTTTAATCTTATCCAGCAATCCACCGTCGAAGAAAATATAGAACTGCCCCTCTATTATCAGGGAATCGATGCTGCAGAGAGCAGGAATCGCGCCAGAAAGCTTGCTGCCATGGTGGGGCTTGAAAAGCGTCTCAACCATCGTCCCATGGAACTCTCGGGAGGACAGCAGCAGCGAGTTGCCATAGCCAGATCCCTGGCCAATGATCCGGGATTACTCCTTGCCGATGAGCCAACCGGGAACCTGGATTCACAAACCAGCGCTGAAATCATGAGGCTGCTCTGCAAACTCAATGATCAGGGGAAAACCATAATTATGGTAACCCATGAACCCGACATTGCTGCCTTTGCCCACAAACGGCTTTATATGAAAGATGGCGCTATAGAGCGCCTTGAGGGATAG
- a CDS encoding ABC transporter permease produces the protein MIFTKYLREIKLGIKNLIQHKLRSSLTMLGMVFGVGSVIAMLAVGEGASKQALDEIRKLGSNNIIITAQKPADEQNQQNTRILMSIYGLLYEDVQRVSQSFLNVLKVVPVKIVRKEARLGERVMDMRILGTTPDWFELVRRPLIAGRTLSRYDLDNFCNVVVLTEHGARRLLATRSTIGQTIKLGSDYFEVIGVVRSENSQGGGLQSPDQQIDAYIPLNVAKATFGDVFTMSSAGSRTRELVELHQIIAEVDDTANVESTAAGIESMLKIFHKKKDYTISVPLALLRQAESTKRTFNIVLGSIAGISLLVGGIGIMNIMLASVTERTREIGIRRAIGAKRRQIIIQFLIETVVLSTTGGLIGIAIGIFIPWLITTMAKMPTVVTPSSVILSLGISSGIGIIFGLYPAIRAASLDPIIALRHE, from the coding sequence GTGATTTTTACGAAATATTTACGTGAAATAAAACTTGGTATCAAGAACCTGATTCAGCACAAGCTTCGTTCATCCCTGACAATGCTTGGAATGGTCTTCGGGGTCGGCAGTGTTATCGCTATGCTTGCCGTGGGGGAGGGGGCTAGTAAGCAGGCCCTTGATGAAATCCGCAAACTTGGTAGCAATAACATTATCATCACTGCCCAAAAACCGGCCGATGAACAGAATCAGCAGAATACCCGTATTCTGATGAGCATCTATGGTCTCTTGTATGAAGACGTACAACGGGTTTCCCAGAGCTTTCTTAATGTCCTGAAAGTTGTCCCGGTTAAAATTGTTCGCAAGGAAGCACGCCTGGGAGAACGAGTCATGGATATGCGCATCCTCGGCACCACACCTGACTGGTTCGAGCTGGTACGCCGACCTCTCATCGCCGGTCGTACCCTGTCCCGTTATGACCTTGATAATTTCTGTAATGTCGTGGTGCTGACAGAGCATGGAGCCAGACGGTTGCTGGCAACCAGAAGTACTATCGGCCAGACGATTAAGCTGGGTAGTGATTATTTCGAAGTCATAGGTGTCGTCAGAAGTGAAAACAGTCAAGGGGGAGGCTTACAGAGTCCAGACCAGCAGATTGACGCCTATATTCCGCTCAATGTTGCAAAGGCTACTTTCGGCGATGTCTTCACCATGTCGAGCGCGGGGTCTCGTACCCGGGAACTCGTCGAACTTCACCAGATCATTGCTGAAGTGGATGACACAGCCAATGTGGAATCAACTGCGGCAGGCATAGAATCGATGCTGAAAATATTTCACAAAAAAAAGGATTATACCATATCCGTTCCCCTTGCTCTTCTTCGTCAGGCCGAATCAACAAAACGTACCTTCAATATTGTACTCGGCTCCATCGCAGGTATCAGCCTGTTGGTCGGCGGTATTGGTATCATGAATATCATGCTGGCATCCGTTACTGAACGAACCAGGGAAATTGGTATTCGCCGGGCCATCGGAGCAAAACGCCGGCAGATTATTATCCAGTTTCTCATCGAAACGGTTGTTCTCTCCACAACCGGTGGGCTTATCGGCATTGCCATCGGCATCTTCATCCCCTGGCTCATCACAACAATGGCGAAAATGCCCACAGTTGTTACTCCATCCAGTGTTATCCTTTCACTCGGTATCAGCTCGGGAATCGGCATCATATTCGGACTTTACCCGGCAATACGCGCTGCCAGTCTTGATCCGATCATTGCCCTCCGCCATGAGTAA
- the proV gene encoding glycine betaine/L-proline ABC transporter ATP-binding protein ProV, with product MEKIVVENLYKIFGDNPKQALDLLKQGKDKDEILEATGMSVGVQDANFVVNSGEIFVVMGLSGSGKSTLVRMLNRLIEPTSGKVLVDGKNVVTMSPDELVKFRLHNMSMVFQSFALMPHLTVLENASFGLDLAGFDKAKQKKRAIKALEQVGLSGWEDSYPKQLSGGMQQRVGLARGLAVDPDILLMDEAFSALDPLIRTEMQDELLKLQKRDQRTIVFISHDLDEALRIGDRIAIMEGGRVVQVGAPEEILQNPADDYVRAFFRGVDPTSVISAGDIVRNDTQLTIIKSRVGSLRSAHELLSIKDRDFAYVLDSDHKFLGLVTAEKLKELLENGAPDNPIDQSFMTEVCTVQLGDSMQDILPEVASRSWPVPVVDEQGVYKGVVSKNRFLQTLHRTEQ from the coding sequence ATGGAAAAAATAGTCGTAGAAAATCTGTATAAAATTTTTGGTGACAACCCAAAACAGGCTCTGGATCTGCTCAAGCAGGGAAAGGACAAGGATGAAATACTTGAGGCAACAGGCATGTCTGTCGGCGTTCAGGATGCCAATTTCGTAGTGAACAGTGGTGAGATATTTGTCGTTATGGGACTGTCCGGCTCCGGGAAATCGACCCTGGTTCGCATGTTGAATCGACTCATCGAGCCAACCAGTGGAAAAGTTCTGGTTGACGGAAAGAACGTGGTAACAATGTCACCAGATGAACTGGTCAAGTTCCGTCTCCATAATATGAGCATGGTCTTTCAGTCGTTTGCCCTTATGCCCCATCTTACCGTCCTCGAAAATGCCTCATTCGGTCTCGATCTGGCAGGGTTTGATAAGGCCAAGCAGAAAAAACGTGCAATAAAAGCCCTTGAGCAGGTTGGGCTTTCAGGATGGGAGGATTCTTATCCAAAACAGCTCAGCGGTGGTATGCAACAGCGCGTTGGTCTGGCCCGCGGCCTTGCCGTTGATCCTGATATTCTACTTATGGATGAGGCATTTTCTGCACTTGACCCACTTATACGGACGGAAATGCAGGATGAGTTGCTCAAACTCCAGAAACGAGATCAGAGAACGATAGTTTTTATTTCTCATGACCTTGATGAGGCACTACGAATCGGAGATAGAATTGCCATCATGGAAGGAGGACGCGTGGTTCAGGTTGGTGCTCCCGAGGAGATTCTGCAAAATCCTGCAGACGACTATGTTCGAGCATTCTTCCGTGGCGTGGATCCCACCAGTGTGATTTCGGCAGGGGATATCGTCAGGAACGACACGCAGTTGACGATCATCAAATCTCGTGTCGGAAGCCTGAGGTCAGCCCATGAACTGCTGAGTATTAAGGATAGAGATTTCGCCTATGTTCTCGATTCGGATCATAAATTTCTGGGTCTGGTTACTGCTGAAAAACTAAAAGAACTCCTGGAAAATGGTGCTCCTGATAATCCCATTGACCAGAGTTTTATGACTGAAGTTTGCACTGTGCAACTTGGTGACTCTATGCAGGATATCTTGCCGGAGGTTGCATCCCGCTCATGGCCGGTACCAGTGGTTGACGAACAGGGTGTCTATAAGGGGGTGGTCTCTAAGAACAGATTCTTACAGACACTCCACCGAACTGAGCAGTAA
- a CDS encoding TolC family protein — MEYSSFSVSVVVSLCLLAAGCSPTHYREQSDQNAYTIIKQKQQQALGHQEEFNIESPEETLRVRLLLDQNLPYADSSSLGSSYLKEIEHWPEKRTRPVPERDRLQTAATPLSLTLIEALQIAAHNSREYQASKEDLFRMALDLDFERDAFRNTLSGQVYGQYTDGHIGAEESVVSGSEASAATSLSRTFQNGATFTTRVGFDLVQLLQPTKLFSRSFFGDASITIPLFRGSGQHIVTEPLTQAEREVLYGVWRFERYKKEFVTDLIESYFTVFNSEDQVHNLEENYKGLVQASRRAQRLAEAGKTPQAQVDQAIQNELRARDRWIVSRQTFERDLDLFAIKIGLPTDVDIALNREEFNTLKEYINTRLAHLFTIDEMALSLPFDAPIVLVPPTSKDRGPLEQEPDDAIRTALANRLDLRIKQGRVYDAQRKVVVAADQLGPELSLFGSVSVGERRSLSDASLNSNNRIDFSNGIYTSLLTLDLPLERTAEASAYRDSYILLERAVRDVQEMEDQIKLQIRNGIRNLEQFRASLKIQYQAVKLAERRVYGASLNLEAGRAEIRDLLEAQEALLSSQNSFTAAMVNYRVAEIRMQSDLGILQVDSNGLWHEHIPGENSDALTQ, encoded by the coding sequence GTGGAATATTCTTCCTTTTCTGTGTCCGTAGTCGTGTCACTTTGCCTCTTGGCTGCCGGCTGTTCCCCCACCCACTACCGCGAACAAAGCGATCAAAATGCCTACACGATAATCAAGCAGAAACAGCAGCAGGCCCTTGGGCACCAAGAGGAATTCAACATCGAATCTCCCGAAGAGACCCTTCGCGTGCGACTGCTGCTTGATCAGAATCTCCCCTATGCCGATTCCTCTTCCCTTGGCAGCAGCTATCTAAAAGAGATCGAGCACTGGCCGGAAAAACGCACTCGACCAGTCCCTGAGCGTGATAGATTACAGACTGCGGCCACCCCTCTTTCTCTCACACTCATTGAGGCCTTACAGATCGCTGCCCACAATAGCCGGGAATACCAGGCCAGCAAGGAAGACCTTTTTCGCATGGCCCTGGATCTTGATTTTGAGCGGGATGCTTTTCGCAACACGCTTTCAGGACAGGTATATGGTCAATACACTGACGGGCATATCGGTGCGGAGGAGAGTGTTGTGTCAGGCAGCGAAGCTTCTGCAGCGACTTCACTTTCCCGCACTTTCCAGAACGGTGCCACTTTCACCACCAGAGTAGGTTTTGATCTGGTCCAGCTACTGCAGCCCACAAAACTTTTTTCCCGCTCTTTTTTTGGTGATGCCAGTATCACCATTCCTCTTTTTCGGGGTTCAGGACAACATATCGTTACTGAGCCGCTGACTCAGGCTGAGCGAGAAGTTTTGTATGGAGTATGGCGCTTTGAGCGCTACAAAAAAGAATTTGTTACAGACCTCATCGAGAGTTATTTTACTGTCTTCAACTCGGAGGATCAGGTCCATAATCTGGAGGAGAACTATAAAGGTCTTGTACAGGCATCCCGCCGGGCACAGCGTTTGGCAGAAGCCGGTAAAACACCTCAGGCCCAGGTCGATCAGGCTATCCAGAACGAACTGCGGGCCAGAGACCGCTGGATAGTTTCACGCCAAACATTTGAACGTGACCTGGATCTGTTTGCCATAAAGATCGGCCTGCCTACCGATGTTGATATCGCCCTGAACAGGGAAGAATTTAACACGCTTAAGGAATATATTAACACCAGGCTGGCTCATTTATTTACCATTGATGAAATGGCACTATCCCTTCCTTTTGATGCTCCCATCGTCCTTGTACCACCAACCTCTAAAGATCGAGGCCCCCTTGAACAGGAACCTGACGATGCGATACGCACCGCGCTTGCAAATCGACTGGATCTTCGCATAAAACAGGGTCGGGTATATGATGCGCAACGCAAAGTAGTGGTGGCTGCGGATCAACTTGGCCCGGAACTTTCTTTATTTGGTTCGGTCAGCGTCGGTGAACGGCGTAGCTTAAGCGATGCATCTCTCAACAGCAACAACCGGATTGATTTTTCCAATGGTATCTACACCAGCCTGTTAACCCTTGACCTGCCTTTGGAACGAACTGCCGAGGCGAGTGCCTACCGAGACAGCTATATTCTGCTGGAACGTGCTGTACGTGATGTTCAGGAAATGGAGGATCAGATCAAATTGCAGATACGAAACGGTATCCGTAATCTGGAGCAATTCAGGGCCAGCCTGAAAATTCAGTACCAGGCGGTCAAACTGGCCGAACGCAGGGTTTACGGGGCTTCTCTTAACCTGGAAGCGGGACGAGCAGAGATTCGCGACCTCTTGGAGGCCCAGGAGGCTTTGTTAAGCTCACAGAACAGTTTTACAGCAGCCATGGTCAACTACCGTGTTGCCGAAATCAGGATGCAGAGCGATCTTGGCATTCTGCAGGTTGACAGTAATGGACTCTGGCATGAACACATACCGGGAGAAAATTCTGATGCACTTACCCAATAA
- the proX gene encoding glycine betaine/L-proline ABC transporter substrate-binding protein ProX: MQKLKKVLTALTIGLVLSVGQSMASEDQPGAGKTVEPARATWNTGFFQEALVRRGLEELGYKAKKPKDLANPIFYNALTLGDLDYWCNGWFPMHDAQLPKNFDEKAAKYGYVSKAGGLQGYLVSKKEVEKYNIQSLDDFKRDDVKKAFDKNGDGKADLTACPPGWACEGVITHHMDVYGLEDHINPVKASYEAGMASALASYKSGEPVFFYTWAPNWTIFKLKPGQDVMWINVPEIIPTESQKVAEDRMTVSGIEGAVSDPVKLGFVVSDIRIVANKKFIAENPAAQKFFELFALPLIDINEQNTKMNEGEKSEKDISRHVDEWIAKNSATWNGWLAAARAAAK, translated from the coding sequence ATGCAAAAGCTTAAAAAAGTTCTAACTGCTTTAACAATTGGCCTGGTTCTGTCTGTTGGACAATCCATGGCATCGGAGGACCAACCAGGAGCAGGGAAAACGGTCGAGCCTGCTCGTGCAACGTGGAATACCGGTTTTTTTCAGGAGGCCCTTGTTCGTCGCGGCCTGGAAGAGCTGGGGTATAAGGCCAAGAAACCAAAAGACCTTGCCAATCCAATCTTTTACAACGCATTAACTCTTGGTGACCTTGATTACTGGTGCAACGGCTGGTTCCCCATGCATGATGCCCAGCTGCCGAAAAATTTTGACGAAAAGGCCGCTAAATATGGATATGTTTCCAAGGCAGGAGGATTACAGGGCTATCTTGTTTCAAAAAAAGAAGTCGAAAAATATAACATCCAGTCTCTTGATGACTTCAAACGGGATGATGTAAAAAAAGCCTTTGATAAAAACGGTGACGGCAAAGCAGACCTGACTGCATGTCCTCCAGGTTGGGCTTGTGAGGGGGTCATTACCCACCATATGGATGTCTATGGTCTTGAGGATCACATCAACCCCGTCAAGGCATCATATGAGGCCGGGATGGCTTCTGCATTGGCGAGTTACAAAAGTGGAGAACCCGTCTTTTTCTATACCTGGGCTCCAAACTGGACTATTTTCAAGCTCAAACCTGGACAGGATGTGATGTGGATTAATGTTCCAGAAATAATACCCACCGAATCACAAAAAGTTGCTGAAGACAGAATGACTGTCTCTGGTATCGAAGGTGCGGTGAGTGACCCCGTTAAACTTGGTTTTGTAGTCTCTGATATACGGATTGTTGCGAATAAGAAGTTTATTGCTGAAAATCCTGCAGCGCAGAAATTTTTCGAGCTCTTCGCCCTGCCTCTCATTGATATTAACGAACAAAACACCAAAATGAATGAAGGTGAAAAGTCTGAAAAAGATATCAGTCGTCATGTGGACGAGTGGATTGCAAAAAACAGCGCAACCTGGAATGGCTGGCTTGCCGCAGCACGTGCTGCAGCTAAATAA
- a CDS encoding efflux RND transporter periplasmic adaptor subunit — protein MHLPNNVLKGISRLRLSWMIVFFSLILLVLGYLVFFSKESGQEIKTSEQAFFSVRQGALMIDVTQAGTIRPREQIILKNEVEGQTVILFLIDEGTEVKKGDLLVELDASQLEDQRVNQQIQVINAEATFINGRENLEVVKNQALADVDQATLDLEFARQDLIQYQEGEYPKLEKEAKAKITLAEETLTNAKNTFEWSKKIYEEKYISETELKRDELAWQKVRLDLDLANDALDLLQNFTVKRRMAELESNLRQTTMALERVKRKVSADIAQAEAKLKASQAEYQQQQDKLDKITVQIGKTKIYAPMEGTVIYATSTKINWRSSEEPLDEGQAVRERQELIHLPTTSSYNAEVKIHESRLEKIRIGLPVRITIDALPDRTFTGTVASIAPLPDPTSTFMNPDLKVYNSVIHIDGNGQGLRNGMSCQAEIIIDQFDNAIYVPVQAVIQQNGKPTVFVVRDNRFIVRQVKIGMDNNRMVHVLEGLQPGENVLLAPPLTEAAKTSQDMIPTEGNTQETLATRQVGSTIESDKQRSKGLKNMTPEQREAFGKKPKNGNGTNRQPKD, from the coding sequence ATGCACTTACCCAATAACGTTTTGAAAGGGATATCCCGCCTGCGTCTTTCCTGGATGATTGTATTTTTTTCTTTGATATTGCTCGTTCTCGGCTATCTGGTTTTCTTCAGCAAAGAATCCGGTCAGGAAATAAAAACATCTGAACAAGCATTTTTTTCCGTCCGGCAGGGTGCTCTTATGATCGATGTTACCCAGGCAGGTACCATTCGTCCACGAGAGCAGATCATTCTGAAAAATGAGGTTGAAGGACAAACTGTCATTCTCTTTCTAATAGATGAAGGGACAGAAGTCAAAAAAGGAGACCTTCTTGTTGAACTCGATGCCAGCCAGCTTGAAGACCAGCGTGTTAACCAGCAGATCCAGGTGATTAATGCCGAGGCGACCTTTATTAATGGGCGTGAAAATCTTGAAGTGGTCAAAAACCAGGCCCTGGCTGACGTTGATCAGGCCACCCTTGACCTGGAGTTTGCCAGACAGGATCTTATTCAATATCAGGAGGGTGAGTATCCAAAGCTTGAAAAAGAGGCTAAGGCCAAAATCACCCTGGCTGAGGAAACCTTGACCAATGCAAAAAATACATTTGAATGGTCAAAAAAAATATATGAAGAAAAATATATTTCCGAGACGGAACTGAAAAGGGATGAGCTTGCCTGGCAGAAGGTACGACTGGATCTTGATCTGGCAAATGATGCGCTGGATCTGCTCCAGAATTTCACTGTAAAGCGACGCATGGCAGAACTAGAAAGCAATCTGCGGCAGACGACCATGGCCCTGGAACGAGTAAAGCGAAAGGTGTCAGCAGACATAGCTCAGGCAGAAGCCAAACTCAAAGCCAGCCAGGCTGAGTACCAGCAACAGCAGGACAAACTGGATAAGATCACTGTGCAGATCGGAAAAACCAAGATATATGCTCCCATGGAGGGTACTGTCATTTATGCCACCAGTACCAAAATAAACTGGCGAAGTTCAGAGGAACCGCTTGATGAGGGACAGGCTGTGCGGGAACGGCAGGAGTTGATCCATTTGCCAACCACCTCCTCATATAACGCCGAGGTTAAAATTCACGAATCCAGACTGGAAAAGATCCGAATCGGTCTTCCCGTGCGGATCACCATTGATGCCCTGCCCGACAGAACTTTTACCGGCACTGTTGCAAGCATTGCTCCTCTGCCTGACCCGACCAGTACCTTTATGAATCCGGATCTCAAGGTCTACAACTCCGTCATTCATATTGACGGGAACGGTCAGGGCTTGAGAAACGGCATGAGTTGTCAGGCTGAAATCATTATTGACCAGTTTGACAACGCCATTTATGTGCCGGTCCAAGCCGTCATCCAACAAAACGGCAAGCCAACTGTGTTCGTCGTTCGGGACAATAGATTTATTGTACGACAGGTGAAAATCGGTATGGACAACAACCGGATGGTTCATGTACTCGAGGGGCTGCAACCCGGCGAAAACGTGCTGCTGGCCCCTCCGCTTACCGAGGCAGCCAAAACGTCACAAGACATGATCCCGACCGAAGGAAACACCCAGGAAACATTAGCGACTCGTCAAGTGGGCTCGACAATTGAATCGGACAAACAGCGGTCTAAAGGCCTTAAAAACATGACGCCGGAACAACGTGAGGCCTTTGGTAAGAAACCGAAAAATGGCAACGGTACAAACAGGCAGCCAAAAGACTGA
- a CDS encoding MarR family winged helix-turn-helix transcriptional regulator, with product MENRQDCMQNITKQLRVLFRTIQVHAKTVEQQCGLSSAKLWMMWELFANPGIKVSELARALTIHPSTCSNMLDQLEDKGLTRRDRSKSDQRAVHLYLTEAGTQLLATAPRPAQGTLSLALENLSDNHLTYLEEGLDQLIQAMQVKDDEAGMLPLSSRDSDLRE from the coding sequence ATGGAAAATCGCCAGGACTGCATGCAGAATATCACCAAACAGTTGCGGGTGTTATTCCGAACTATTCAGGTCCATGCCAAAACCGTCGAACAGCAATGCGGATTGAGTAGCGCCAAGCTGTGGATGATGTGGGAACTTTTTGCCAATCCCGGTATCAAGGTTTCAGAGCTTGCCCGGGCTCTGACAATTCATCCGTCGACATGTAGCAACATGCTGGATCAACTTGAAGATAAAGGGTTGACCCGTCGGGACAGAAGCAAGTCTGACCAGCGTGCTGTCCATCTTTATCTCACCGAAGCAGGAACCCAGTTACTGGCAACAGCTCCTCGCCCTGCCCAGGGCACTTTGTCTTTGGCACTTGAGAACCTCAGTGATAATCACCTCACCTACCTTGAAGAAGGATTGGACCAACTTATTCAGGCGATGCAGGTGAAGGATGATGAGGCAGGTATGCTTCCTCTTTCTAGCCGTGACTCTGATCTTAGAGAGTGA
- a CDS encoding permease, with protein MKKNHNKPFAFRGKYLLLSVLVFYGVFFLINSESAQLALQKSSTVLTKILPIFCIVILLTSILNYFVKPKQIARHLGEGNDIKGWLWALAGGVISHGPMYAWYPLLEDLRSHGMRDEYIVVFFASRAIKVPLLPIMIDYFGWTFTIVFSFYMLFGALIQGLCMKMLPLKDHK; from the coding sequence ATGAAAAAAAACCATAATAAACCCTTCGCCTTTCGTGGTAAATACCTCCTGCTGAGTGTCCTTGTCTTTTATGGTGTCTTTTTTCTCATAAATAGTGAATCTGCCCAGTTAGCCCTGCAAAAAAGCAGTACTGTTCTAACAAAAATTCTGCCAATATTTTGCATTGTAATCCTGCTCACTTCCATACTGAACTATTTCGTAAAACCAAAACAAATCGCCAGGCACCTGGGGGAAGGGAATGACATTAAGGGCTGGTTATGGGCCCTGGCCGGAGGAGTCATCAGCCACGGACCAATGTATGCCTGGTATCCTCTTCTTGAGGATCTGCGCAGTCATGGGATGAGGGACGAATATATTGTCGTCTTTTTTGCTTCCCGGGCTATTAAAGTTCCTCTTTTGCCAATTATGATCGACTACTTTGGCTGGACCTTTACCATTGTTTTTTCTTTTTATATGCTCTTTGGTGCACTCATTCAGGGATTGTGTATGAAAATGTTGCCCCTAAAGGACCATAAATGA
- a CDS encoding putative permease: MTEPDTEKKRQKMASQKPSFQKVLQKSSLSFLAMTPLLLATIGLVGIFQVLVTPKMLTSMFRGNPLLDTLTGTLSGAVAAGNPIVSYIIGGELLNQGVSLYAVSAFLLSWITLGFIQLPAEIEVFGGRFTLYRNILAFIFVMITAALTTLTMQVLS, translated from the coding sequence ATGACAGAACCGGACACAGAGAAGAAGCGGCAGAAAATGGCGTCACAAAAGCCTTCCTTTCAAAAGGTATTACAAAAAAGCAGTCTTTCTTTTCTTGCTATGACACCACTCTTGCTCGCAACCATTGGACTCGTTGGCATATTCCAGGTGCTGGTGACCCCAAAGATGCTCACCTCCATGTTTCGTGGCAATCCTCTATTAGACACATTGACAGGAACCCTGAGTGGCGCGGTAGCCGCTGGTAATCCTATCGTCAGCTATATTATTGGCGGCGAGCTGCTTAATCAGGGAGTTTCACTCTATGCTGTGAGCGCCTTTCTTTTATCCTGGATAACTCTTGGTTTTATCCAGTTACCCGCCGAGATTGAGGTGTTTGGCGGACGCTTTACCCTCTACCGGAATATCCTGGCCTTTATCTTTGTCATGATTACAGCAGCGCTCACCACCCTGACCATGCAGGTGCTATCATGA